One window of Camelina sativa cultivar DH55 chromosome 4, Cs, whole genome shotgun sequence genomic DNA carries:
- the LOC104780068 gene encoding UPF0496 protein At3g28270-like, whose protein sequence is MSKKVEIDIRRCSDPVSVISSMALSEDTMSKCSEHLSAYKSACEDHPHLKSFDFSLQQRTIKAIDSLTNGAETGTGFMSQHEIHMEVSKHLLEVSQDVANFIFETEDNVWESKALKSLVTAYFENTKKTFEILDDVLTCVKLAEMGEHYIVEAVAQFDKESAVKGVGGKKKRYENTLKELKRFKLMGDYFQIVAVTTSISLQLIQQQQILLLQKVSEAKKKHAEEIKELGHEYANAKKWSLISNVILGAVFFIVSLGSIALIATGVGESLGIAGAVSLSLIAMGWVGVHTYLTNKMDALKKQAEALKKEHENSTPVEIGIETNEDSLGTILVLVRQLEQKIQSLIKDADEAIENEGDEVDTQLAIYSIREKVTTLAAKVKEIGESVAKQKELILKAGFHVLEKINGSG, encoded by the exons ATGTCAAAGAAGGTTGAGATCGATATCCGCCGGTGTTCTGATCCAGTTTCTG tAATATCATCGATGGCATTATCGGAAGATACGATGTCGAAATGCTCAGAACACCTAAGTGCTTATAAATCGGCATGTGAAGACCACCCACACCTCAAATCCTTTGATTTTTCGCTTCAGCAGCGAACCATCAAAGCGATAGACTCACTCACTAATGGAGCCGAGACTGGGACTGGGTTTATGTCCCAACACGAAATACACATGGAGGTCTCCAAACACCTACTCGAAGTTAGCCAAGATGTGGCAAACTTCATATTTGAAACCGAAGACAATGTGTGGGAGAGCAAAGCTCTAAAATCTTTGGTCACGGCCTATTTTGAAAACACCAAGAAGACTTTCGAGATTTTGGATGATGTATTGACTTGCGTGAAGCTAGCAGAAATGGGCGAACATTACATTGTAGAGGCCGTGGCACAGTTTGACAAAGAGTCGGCAGTAAAGGGTGttggtggaaaaaaaaagaggtatgAAAACACCTTGAAGGAGTTAAAACGGTTTAAATTAATGGGAGATTATTTTCAAATCGTAGCGGTCACGACTTCGATCAGTTTGCAACTGATCCAACAGCAACAGATACTCCTTCTGCAAAAAGTGAGTGAGGCTAAAAAAAAGCATGCTGAGGAAATAAAAGAGCTTGGTCATGAATATGCTAATGCAAAAAAATGGAGTTTAATCTCGAATGTGATTCTCGGCGCTGTGTTTTTCATTGTTTCCCTCGGATCAATAGCTCTTATTGCAACAGGCGTGGGTGAGTCTTTGGGCATTGCAGGGGCTGTATCATTATCTTTGATTGCGATGGGATGGGTAGGCGTCCACACTTACTTGACGAACAAGATGGATGCTCTGAAGAAACAGGCGGAAGCTCTGAAGAAAGAGCATGAAAATTCAACACCGGTGGAGATTGGTATCGAAACCAACGAAGACTCGCTGGGGACCATACTTGTATTAGTCCGCCAGCTAGAACAAAAGATCCAGTCTCTTATAAAAGATGCAGATGAGGCTATTGAGAATGAAGGAGATGAGGTGGACACGCAACTTGCCATCTACTCAATCAGGGAAAAAGTAACGACACTAGCAGCgaaagtcaaggagattggtgAATCTGTGGCTAAGCAGAAAGAATTGATCCTTAAGGCCGGATTTCACGTTCTCGAAAAGATCAACGGTTCTGGATAA
- the LOC104783665 gene encoding UPF0496 protein At3g28270-like encodes MALSEETMSNYSENMSDYKSACEDHPALKAFDSSLQQRTIKAIDSLTTTVAETGTGYMSQHEIHMEVSKNLLEVTQDVANFILESEDNVWESEALKSLVKAYFENTVKILQIFDNIIDCVEKAEMGRLYIQEAVAQFDKESAVKNVGGKQKRYENILKELKKFKAMGDPFGGQVLTTQVKLIQKQQESLLQEVSEAKKNLDEEIKELAEECANAEKWKTLSSVIIGAVGVLVFIGSIALMLTGVGAPVGIALAIVVPPVLVSVWGGVYLHLNDRMNALNRQMEALKKLKEKMSSVEIGAERDEVDTQLALYSIRDKVKTLTEKLKEVGETVANHSKLILEARFHVLKKINGSGKYHHG; translated from the exons ATGGCATTATCCGAAGAAACGATGTCGAACTACTCAGAAAACATGAGTGATTACAAATCCGCTTGCGAAGACCACCCAGCCCTCAAAGCCTTTGATTCTTCGCTTCAGCAGCGAACCATCAAAGCGATAGACTCACTCACCACCACTGTAGCCGAGACTGGGACCGGGTATATGTCCCAACACGAAATACACATGGAGGTCTCCAAAAACCTACTTGAAGTTACCCAAGATGTGGCAAACTTCATTCTTGAAAGCGAAGACAATGTGTGGGAGAGCGAAGCTCTAAAATCTTTGGTCAAAGCCTATTTTGAAAATACGGTGAAGATTTTACAGATTTTCGATAATATAATTGATTGCGTGGAGAAAGCAGAAATGGGCCGACTTTACATTCAAGAGGCCGTGGCACAGTTTGACAAAGAGTCGGCAGTGAAGAATGTAGGTGGAAAACAGAAGAGGTATGAAAACATCTTGAAGGAGCTGAAGAAGTTTAAAGCCATGGGAGATCCTTTTGGTGGGCAAGTGCTCACGACTCAGGTCAAGTTGATCCAAAAGCAGCAGGAGTCCCTTCTGCAAGAAGTGAGTGAGgctaaaaaaaatcttgatgaGGAAATAAAAGAGCTTGCTGAGGAATGTGCTAATGCAGAAAAATGGAAAACTCTCTCGAGTGTGATTATCGGCGCTGTTGGTGTCCTTGTTTTCATCGGATCAATAGCTCTAATGCTAACAGGAGTGGGTGCGCCTGTGGGCATTGCACTGGCTATAGTAGTACCACCAGTGTTGGTAAGTGTATGGGGAGGCGTCTACCTTCACTTAAATGATCGGATGAATGCTCTGAATAGACAGATGGAAGCTCTAaagaaactgaaagaaaaaatgtCATCGGTGGAGATTGGTGCAGAAA GAGATGAGGTGGACACGCAACTTGCCCTCTACTCAATCAGGGACAAAGTAAAGACATTAACAGAGAAACTTAAGGAGGTTGGTGAAACTGTGGCTAATCATAGCAAATTGATCCTTGAGGCAAGGTTCCACGTTCTCAAAAAGATCAACGGTTCTGGAAAATATCATCACGGTTAA